From the genome of Brevibacterium sp. JSBI002, one region includes:
- a CDS encoding MFS transporter, which translates to MSTPDTDTPETRRLPKEIYVLVAAAFIVALGYGIIAPVLPQFAASFDFGVTAATIVVSSFAFFRFVFSPSSGRLVDAFGERRIYITGLLIVAASTAAVAFAQNYWQLLIFRGLGGIGSTMFSVSAMALIVRLAPIDARAKASSTYATAFLVGNIAGPVLGGAMAGWGMRIPFIIYAVGLLIAAIVVRVFLASTAAFGSSTKSGRARLEAEKDKEQQEVMSFREAWKDSAYRSALISAFVQGWSAMGIRVAIYPLFAIQALKADTAVAGLALTMFAIGNASAVTVVGRFADTVGRKPFIQWGLFVLGVTTAALAFIDSIWLFFAFSIIAGIGSGLANPAQQATVADVIGRDRKGGRVLARYQMALDGGAILGPIIAGAVVDHFDYSWAFLLTGVLGIIAAGLWFFGRETRPRQPASAD; encoded by the coding sequence GTGAGCACTCCCGACACCGACACTCCGGAAACGCGCCGCCTGCCCAAGGAGATCTATGTCCTCGTGGCAGCGGCCTTCATCGTTGCCCTGGGCTACGGAATCATCGCCCCCGTCCTGCCGCAGTTCGCGGCGAGCTTCGACTTCGGGGTCACCGCCGCAACCATCGTCGTCTCCTCGTTCGCATTCTTCCGGTTCGTGTTCTCACCCTCATCCGGGCGTCTCGTCGATGCCTTCGGCGAACGCCGCATCTACATCACCGGCCTCCTCATCGTCGCCGCCTCCACCGCGGCCGTCGCCTTCGCACAGAACTACTGGCAGCTGCTGATCTTCCGCGGACTCGGCGGCATCGGGTCGACGATGTTCAGCGTCTCCGCGATGGCGCTCATCGTCCGCCTCGCCCCGATCGACGCCCGCGCGAAAGCGTCCTCCACGTACGCGACCGCATTCCTCGTCGGCAATATCGCCGGCCCAGTCCTCGGCGGTGCCATGGCCGGATGGGGGATGCGCATCCCGTTCATCATCTACGCCGTCGGTCTGCTCATCGCCGCCATCGTCGTCCGCGTATTCCTCGCCTCCACCGCAGCCTTCGGCTCCTCGACGAAATCCGGGCGTGCCCGCCTGGAAGCGGAGAAGGACAAGGAACAGCAGGAAGTCATGTCCTTCCGGGAAGCCTGGAAGGATTCGGCCTACCGTTCGGCGCTCATCTCCGCCTTCGTCCAAGGCTGGTCGGCGATGGGCATCCGCGTGGCCATCTACCCGCTCTTCGCCATCCAGGCCCTCAAAGCCGATACGGCCGTGGCCGGACTGGCCCTGACCATGTTCGCCATCGGCAACGCTTCGGCCGTGACAGTGGTCGGGCGCTTCGCTGACACCGTCGGGCGCAAACCCTTCATCCAATGGGGTCTGTTCGTCCTCGGCGTGACCACCGCGGCGCTGGCCTTCATCGACTCGATCTGGCTGTTCTTCGCCTTCTCCATCATCGCCGGGATCGGTTCCGGGCTGGCCAACCCCGCTCAGCAGGCCACGGTCGCCGACGTCATCGGCCGCGACCGCAAGGGCGGCCGAGTGCTCGCCCGCTATCAGATGGCCCTCGACGGCGGAGCCATCCTCGGCCCGATCATCGCCGGAGCCGTCGTCGACCACTTCGACTACTCGTGGGCGTTCCTGCTCACCGGCGTCCTCGGCATCATCGCCGCAGGCCTGTGGTTCTTCGGCCGCGAAACCCGTCCCCGCCAACCGGCTTCGGCTGACTGA